GCCGATTTGGAGGAGCTCGTCGTCGGCTTTCTCGCCTCGGAGGGCGTCATTCGGCTTCCTAGCGACATTAAGTCGCTGGCGGTCGACGAAGCCGCCGGCTTCGCCCGCGTCGAGCTCGTCAATCCGAACGCGGCGGGCAAGTCGACCGTCTCGAAGCGGTTCATCGGTTCGTGCTGCGGCAAGAGCCGGCAGTTTTATTTCCACAACGACGCGCGGACGGCGAAGACGTCGACGAGCGCGGTGACGCTGACGCCGCGGCAGTGCCGGTCGCTGATGGCGGAGCTGCAGGCGTCGTCCGGCGGCTTCCGCGCGACGGGCGGCGTCCATAACGCGGCGCTCTGCACGCCCGAAGCCGTCGTCGTCGCGAGAGCCGACATCGGCCGCCATAACGCGTTGGACAAAATTTACGGCTACTGCCTGCAGCGGCGCGTGCCGACGAAGGACGCGATCGTCGCCTTCAGCGGACGCATCTCCTCCGAAGTGCTGCTCAAGGTCGCGAAAATCGGCGCCGGCGTCGTCCTTTCGAAATCGGCGCCGACGACGCTCGCCCTCGATTTGGCCGACGACCTCGGCATTACGGCGGTCGGCTTCATCCGCGGCGAGTCGATGAACGTGTATACGCATACGCATCGGATCATAGAAGCGTAATCGACTCCCCGGTTTGGGGAGTTTCGTTTGAAAGCGCATCCCTTTGGCATTTTTTCCATGGTATAATAGTTTCGTAGAGGCAAGATAGAAGATTCGCCTCATAAAATCCAGGAGAGTGGGAAGCGCGATGATTCGGAAAGTCGGTCAAATTATGCTGTATGTCAACGATCAAGACAAATCTCGGGATTTTTGGACGGAAAAGCTCGGCTTTCGGATCGTGTCCGAAGGAAGCCTCGGCGAGATGAAATGGATCGAAGTAGGACCTGCGGACGCGGAAACCAGCATCGTAT
The nucleotide sequence above comes from Paenibacillus sp.. Encoded proteins:
- the fdhD gene encoding formate dehydrogenase accessory sulfurtransferase FdhD, producing MDDFAGERVSLRRRIVRYGADGVRDEEDEIAVEYALTIRLDGDDFATMVCTPADLEELVVGFLASEGVIRLPSDIKSLAVDEAAGFARVELVNPNAAGKSTVSKRFIGSCCGKSRQFYFHNDARTAKTSTSAVTLTPRQCRSLMAELQASSGGFRATGGVHNAALCTPEAVVVARADIGRHNALDKIYGYCLQRRVPTKDAIVAFSGRISSEVLLKVAKIGAGVVLSKSAPTTLALDLADDLGITAVGFIRGESMNVYTHTHRIIEA